TTGAGGGGATTACGGATTGGCCTTCGGAATACCACCTTAGTCGCACGCGCCACTGTCTGATCCGGCCGCTTGGAATGAAGCCGGGCGAAAAAGTTCTAGAATTGGGTTGTGGCTGTGGAGCGATTACAAGATATCTGGGTGAAATCGGCGTAGAAGTTGTTGCAGTTGAAGGTAGTATATCACGTGCACGTATTGCAGCAGAACGATGCCGTGACCTTTCAAACGTTAGAATATTTGTGGATGATTTGCTCCGTTTTGAAACGGATGAGCGTTTTGATTGGATATTATTAGTTGGTGTTCTTGAATATGCACCTGTTTTTACGGATGAGAAAGAACCAGCGCAATATTATCTACGCACCATTACACATTTCTTGGCCACTGAAGGTAAACTTGTAATTGCGATTGAGAATAAGCTTGGTTTGAAATATTTCAATAATTGTAGTGAAGACCATCTGGGAGTCCCATTTGTAGGTGTACAGGATCTATATCGCTCTAAGACGCCGCGTACCTTCGGGCGAAAAGAGTTGATTCAACAGCTTTCAGATGCCGGTTTTCCTAACTGTTACTTTTATTACCCTTTCCCAGATTACAAATTGCCGTCTGTTATTCTGTCTGATGATGCACTAAAGGATCCGCAATTCGATGAAGTAGACTTGATTATCAGATCACATGCTCGAGATTATTCAGGATCGCAGTATCGTTTATTTGATGAAGCTCTTGTATTCTCTACACTTAGTGCTAACCAACTATTTGCCGAGTTTTCCAACTCATTTCTGGTGGTAGCGACTCTTCCGAATACGGTTCCTTATAAGTCTGATAAGTTAGCGATGACCTTTGCCGTTAATCGTATTCCGGAATTTTCAAATATAACGAACTTTTATTGGTTCGATAATATCATCCACGTAGAAAAAGAACCAGTTATTCCTGACTTGCAACGGATCCGCCAATCGCAAGACGGGTTTAATATCTCAAACATACCTAGTAAGGCTATATATTGTCATGGTCGACAACTGCTTTGGCGTTTACTGGCTGTCCGTGCAAACAAAGGTAACCTTGACCAGGTCGTAGCTGAATTGCGTCCGTGGATCATCTACTTGTTACAATTTGCAGCAACTGATTGTTCATACGAGCCATCTATGGTCGGTGCAGGTGAAAGGCAATATTTGAGAAATTGGTTTATTCCAGGAGCTTATTTAGACTGCATAACTTTTAATTTAATCGAAGCTAGTCATGGTCTTGTATTTATCGATAATGAATGGCAGGCAGATCGTAATATTCCTCTTGGATGGGTTATTACACGAGGGGTCCTGCATTCTCTAACAATTGGACTTGCACCAGGAAATACCATTAAAAGTGTCGCTGATGTAGTGCAGGGACTTTGTAAATCTGTACAAATGTTTACTACAGAAGCCGAAATTACCGGTTGGATTGATATGGAGGCAAATTTTCTATCGCTAGTACACGGTCAAGCATTATCTGATATATCAATTTCAATATACAATTCAGTTTCTGGTTTTATTTGTCTCAACCAGGCCGTTACTGAGCGCGATATACAGATTATCAGCCTAAATCAGGCCGTTGCCGGGCGTGATGCACAGATTATCAGCTTAAACAAGGATGTTGCCGAGTGTAATGCAAAGATCATCAACCTAAACCAGGCTGTTGCCGGGCGTGATACAGAGATCATCAACCTAAACCAGGCCGTTGCCGGGCGTGACACACAGATCGTAAGCTTAAACCAGGTAATAGCTGAACGCGACGCCCAGATCGTTAGCCTTAATCAGGCAATTGCCGAGTACAATTCACAGATAACGAGTCTAAACCAGGCCGTGGCTGAGCATGAAAGGCATATTGTTGCCATATATAGTACAAAATCCTGGCGCCTGACGCGACCACTTCGTGCTTTGCGGAGTGTGACGGATTGGCTGCACCGGGGGAAATTGCCGCAATGTTTTTTTCGAAACATTTTTATTGCAATAAGAGGAGAAATTAGACGCTATAGCCTAAGAGGGTTTACAGCACGGGTACCTTACTACTTACGAAACTACCGCAAATACTTTGCCTTAATCGCTAGCCAGCCACCTGTAGCCTGTGGTGATTTGTTTAGTGCGTGGCCGCAGTTACCATGCGACATTAGTTTGCCCCCGGAACTAGCTGGGGTTAGTGAACATATAAATGCTAGCGTTTCGATTATAATCCCAACACTCAATGCAGGAGCTGAATTCGGTTTATTACTTCGTAAGCTTAATATGCAGCGTGGTATCCACGAGATCGAGATCGTAATTGTCGATTCCGGTTCAAACGATGGAACTGTTGAACTCGCCCGCGCTAATGGATGTACTGTAGTTGAAATTGCACCCGAAGATTTTACGCACAGTTATGCCCGTAATATTGGTGCAGACTCAGCTCGTAGCGATTATCTTCTCTTTATGGTACAGGATGCTTATCCGATCGGAGACTACTGGGTGTATGGTATGCTGCGCTACTTGCTGGACCATGCTGAAGATAAATTAGTTGCAGTGTCATGTTCTGAGTATAGCCGCAGCGACAGTGACATGATGTATGACTCGATGATTAACACTCACTACCGCTTCCTCGGGTGTCTCGAATATGATCGCATAGGTGAATATATCAATAATGACCACATGTCTCTGCGCGCTAATGGTCAGTTAAGTGACGTATCCTGTTTAATATCAAGTAAAATCTTTTACGGCTACCGCTATCGCGGGGATTATGCCGAAGATCTTGATCTCGGTATCCGTCTGATCAAAGATGGCTATCGAGTTGCTATGTTGGCATCAGTCAAGGTTATCCACTCGCACAACCGCCCACCGTACTACTACCTAAAGCGTTCTTTCGTTGATGTAGTATTCCTCGTGGGAATGTTTGATGACTTTGTTTACCCATGCATAGAATCTACATCTGGGCTAATTGCTGGAATTGTCTCGACTGCGGCCCACCTTTCTAGTTGGTTAGTGGGCTTCGATGAGTCTGGCTCTAATCGTGTTTTGCATGAGGAGTTGGGTGAGTTGATCCGCGAGTGGCGGCACAGTTTTATTGAAATGCATCTTGATAAACGCTCACATTTGGGCGATAAACAATTGGATAATTATATTGACAGCCTGGCCGAACGTTATTTAGTACCTGATAAACTTAACAAAGAAGCGATAAATGAGTCACGGCGTTTCCTTGACAATTTTCTAGCTCGCCTTGAACATTTCAATGCTTTTGCAGAGGGTGTTTACGGTGCCCAGGATTTCATTCTGCGTCGTATGTTGCGTGAAGCGGTGGTCAAAACTTTTGCGGCTACAGCCGGTTCATTGCTAGGGTTCATGTACATGGATTTTAACCAAGTAATAGGGGTTGAGCGAGATATGGCTGAGACGATTAAAAGCGAACTCAAGAGAGGTATCTAATGCGCATCCTATTTATATTACATCAATTTTATCCCGAATTTTCAGGTGGAACCGAACATGTCGCGCTTAACTTGGCGAACTGCGCTCAACGGGCAGGTCATTACGTGCGGGTGCTAGCCAGTACAGTCGATCCCGTTGCCTGTGGCGGTCGACAAAGTGTTGGATTTGATGGGGCGTTTGAAATTGTCTATCATGGTGTGCCTGTCATGCTCCTACCACACGAAATTTTACCAAAGACAACGGATTACAGCTTTGAGCCAGATCTGGATTTGGCAGAACGTCTCGTTGCCTGGATGCGGCTTGAACGCTTTGACGTTGCACATGTGTTACACCCAATGCGTATGGGCACGGCTTTGCTAGCAGTGCAGCGTTGTGGTTTACCATACATCATAACACTGACCGATTTTTTTTCAGCCTGCTTCCGGATTAACCTTATTAACGTACTTAATGAACCTTGCCCAGGGCCAAATGGGGGTGTACGCTGTGCGAAGGATTGTCTTGTTGCACCCTGGACACCGGATAGTTTAATAGGCCGCCAGAGACAGGCATTGAGCCTGCTTACTGCTGCGGGTGCGCGTATTTGCCCATCCAATTATGTTGCTGAATGCTACCGCAGTTTTTTCCCGGAATTAGATTTTATTGTCATTCCGCATGGTATTGAACTAATGACGCATACGGTCAATACTTTACCATCTGCCAGTGCTGAGGTTGACGATATCAATTTGACGTTTGGCTTTATTGGCTCGATAATTCCGCAAAAGGGGCTAGATACACTCCTGCGTGCTTTTGCAAGTGTGCAATGTAACCGTTTGAAGCTGCGTGTGGTTGGAGGCTTTTACGGTGAGCCTTCATATCAAAGTGAAGTGTTGAAACTTGCAGAAGCTGACTCTCGCGTAGAGTTGTTGGGACATGTAACACAACAGAAGGTATTTGAGTTTATCCGGGAGATAGACGTGTTGTGCTTGCCCTCGCGTGTACCGGAAACCTTTTCTATGGTGCTGCATGAGGCTATTGCTCTTGGTGTGCCAGCTCTCGTATCCAACCTCGGTGCACCCGCCGAACACATTGCCAAACACGGTGACGGTTGTATCTTACCTGTCGATGATGTTGCTGCTTGGAGTGGAGTAATCACCGAATTAGCAGAAAATCCCGAGG
This genomic interval from Pelotomaculum schinkii contains the following:
- a CDS encoding glycosyltransferase is translated as MRILFILHQFYPEFSGGTEHVALNLANCAQRAGHYVRVLASTVDPVACGGRQSVGFDGAFEIVYHGVPVMLLPHEILPKTTDYSFEPDLDLAERLVAWMRLERFDVAHVLHPMRMGTALLAVQRCGLPYIITLTDFFSACFRINLINVLNEPCPGPNGGVRCAKDCLVAPWTPDSLIGRQRQALSLLTAAGARICPSNYVAECYRSFFPELDFIVIPHGIELMTHTVNTLPSASAEVDDINLTFGFIGSIIPQKGLDTLLRAFASVQCNRLKLRVVGGFYGEPSYQSEVLKLAEADSRVELLGHVTQQKVFEFIREIDVLCLPSRVPETFSMVLHEAIALGVPALVSNLGAPAEHIAKHGDGCILPVDDVAAWSGVITELAENPEVLLAWRSKLPMILRIEEEAFFYESLYRLLLQPN
- a CDS encoding glycosyltransferase yields the protein MKYIWDEENNLFRRAHVEAFAYSDGADVEQRLFQIIHNANDRSTFSSELIEGITDWPSEYHLSRTRHCLIRPLGMKPGEKVLELGCGCGAITRYLGEIGVEVVAVEGSISRARIAAERCRDLSNVRIFVDDLLRFETDERFDWILLVGVLEYAPVFTDEKEPAQYYLRTITHFLATEGKLVIAIENKLGLKYFNNCSEDHLGVPFVGVQDLYRSKTPRTFGRKELIQQLSDAGFPNCYFYYPFPDYKLPSVILSDDALKDPQFDEVDLIIRSHARDYSGSQYRLFDEALVFSTLSANQLFAEFSNSFLVVATLPNTVPYKSDKLAMTFAVNRIPEFSNITNFYWFDNIIHVEKEPVIPDLQRIRQSQDGFNISNIPSKAIYCHGRQLLWRLLAVRANKGNLDQVVAELRPWIIYLLQFAATDCSYEPSMVGAGERQYLRNWFIPGAYLDCITFNLIEASHGLVFIDNEWQADRNIPLGWVITRGVLHSLTIGLAPGNTIKSVADVVQGLCKSVQMFTTEAEITGWIDMEANFLSLVHGQALSDISISIYNSVSGFICLNQAVTERDIQIISLNQAVAGRDAQIISLNKDVAECNAKIINLNQAVAGRDTEIINLNQAVAGRDTQIVSLNQVIAERDAQIVSLNQAIAEYNSQITSLNQAVAEHERHIVAIYSTKSWRLTRPLRALRSVTDWLHRGKLPQCFFRNIFIAIRGEIRRYSLRGFTARVPYYLRNYRKYFALIASQPPVACGDLFSAWPQLPCDISLPPELAGVSEHINASVSIIIPTLNAGAEFGLLLRKLNMQRGIHEIEIVIVDSGSNDGTVELARANGCTVVEIAPEDFTHSYARNIGADSARSDYLLFMVQDAYPIGDYWVYGMLRYLLDHAEDKLVAVSCSEYSRSDSDMMYDSMINTHYRFLGCLEYDRIGEYINNDHMSLRANGQLSDVSCLISSKIFYGYRYRGDYAEDLDLGIRLIKDGYRVAMLASVKVIHSHNRPPYYYLKRSFVDVVFLVGMFDDFVYPCIESTSGLIAGIVSTAAHLSSWLVGFDESGSNRVLHEELGELIREWRHSFIEMHLDKRSHLGDKQLDNYIDSLAERYLVPDKLNKEAINESRRFLDNFLARLEHFNAFAEGVYGAQDFILRRMLREAVVKTFAATAGSLLGFMYMDFNQVIGVERDMAETIKSELKRGI